A window from Apteryx mantelli isolate bAptMan1 chromosome 15, bAptMan1.hap1, whole genome shotgun sequence encodes these proteins:
- the USP8 gene encoding ubiquitin carboxyl-terminal hydrolase 8 isoform X1 → MEYNCTFSTFCIFFFRQILIETSKKLCHPRRDISNNINMPAVASVPKELYLCTSLKDLNKKTEIKPEKTSTKSYVQSALKIFKAAEESRLDRDEEKAYVLYMKYVTVYNFIKKRPDFKQQQDYFHSILGPTNLKKAIEEAERLSDSLKLRYEEAEVRKKLEERDRQELQKKQEAKDDGKSSAKNSSESAVDFKGKSQRINGEKKHSLEKKDQSDSLSGAVTAEKLFAMMTDKNIELIIMDTRSLKDYQESCIPRSISVPEEAISPGVTTSWIEARLPEDSRDPWKKRGHFDYVILLDWFSSAGDLKLGTTLQSLKDALFKWESKTILQNEPLVLEGGYENWLLCFPQYTTNAKVTPPQHSRSEAVTVSLDFTYPSLEEPAPVPPVVAIKPSPIEVTENEETGSNLEERLKSLNKPNVQAATIPKSDSSFVVNPVSITRSIPEVDRTKKPSVKLPDDNRPKSESTISDSQPAENGRIIPDRSTKPLRDAKNILTEEEKSRVHAETAALLEKNKREKELRERQQEEQKEKLKREKEDQEQKAKEEKKEKEYKEKLQQAKEDREQKEREEQIKREQEEKEQERAHKEVIEAKKQNKNEPESIDAKSTEIDKVSMEEREKGTRTPEMQRCALGDASQTFVTASGKQTGVKGQPDSGAQKPGALREDSEQDTERLKSQREPLMRARSEEMGRIIPGLPAGWAKFLDPITGTFRYYHSPTNTVHMYPPEMAPSSTPPSTPPTHKPKPQVTAEREKEHSKLKRSYSSPDITQAIQEEEKKRIPVTPAVNRENKPICYTKAEISRLSASQIRNLNPVFGGSGPALTGLRNLGNTCYMNSILQCLCNAPHLADYFNRNLYQDDINRSNFLGHKGEVAEEFGVIMKALWTGQYKYISPKDFKITIGKINDQFAGYSQQDSQELLLFLMDGLHEDLNKADNRKRYKEENNDHLDDFRAAELAWHKHKQLNESIIVALFQGQFKSTVQCLTCHKKSRTFEAFMYLSLPLASTSKCTLQECLRLFSKEEKLTDNNRFYCSHCKTRRDSLKKIEIWKLPPVLLVHLKRFSYDGRWKQKLQSSVDFPLETLDLSQYVIGPKNNLKRYNLFSVSNHYGGLDGGHYTAYCKNAAKQRWFKFDDHEVSEISASSVKSSAAYILFYTSYEQRAVDMAT, encoded by the exons atggaATATAATTGCACTTTTTCTaccttttgtattttctttttcaggcaAATATTGATAGAGACTTCTAAGAAGTTGTGCCATCCTAGAAGGGACATAAGTAACAACATTAACATGCCTGCTGTGGCATCTGTACCTAAAGAGCTATATCTCTGTACTTCATTGAAAGATCTCAAtaagaagacagaaataaaacctgaaaagACCAGTACAAAGAG TTATGTGCAGAGTGCCCTGAAGATTTTCAAGGCAGCAGAAGAAAGCAGATTGGACAGAGATGAAGAAAAAGCTTACGTCCTATATATGAAATATGTAACTGTTTATAATTTTATTAAGAAGAGACCTGATTTTAAGCAGCAACAG GATTATTTTCATTCAATTCTTGGAcctacaaacttaaaaaaagctaTTGAAGAAGCAGAAAGACTCTCAGACAGCCTTAAACTCAG GTATGAGGAAGCTGAAGTTCGGAAAAAACTTGAAGAGAGGGACAGACAAGAGCTGCagaaaaagcaagaagcaaaagaTGATGGAAAGAGTTCAGCCAAAAATTCTTCCGAAAGTGCAGTGGACTTCAAAGGCAAAAGCCAAAGG ATCAATGGTGAGAAGAAgcattcactggaaaaaaaggatCAGTCTGATAGTCTGAGTG GAGCAGTCACAGCTGAGAAACTGTTTGCAATGATGACAGACAAAAATATTGAACTGATCATAATGGACACTCGAAGCTTGAAAGATTATCAGGAATCCTGTATTCCAAGATCTATCAGTGTCCCAGAAGAAGCTATCAGTCCTGG GGTTACCACTAGTTGGATTGAAGCTAGACTCCCAGAGGATTCTAGAGATCCATGGAAGAAGAGAGGACATTTTGATTATGTTATACTGCTAGACTGGTTTAGTTCTGCAGGAGACTTAAAACTAGGAACAACTCTTCAAAGCCTGAAAGATGCACTTTTTAAG TGGGAAAGCAAAACTATACTGCAGAATGAACCTTTAGTCCTAGAAGGAGGTTATGAGAACTGGCTCCTTTGTTTTCCCCAGTACACAACAAACGCTAAAGTTACTCCACCCCAGCATAGCAGGAGTGAAGCAGTGACTGTTTCTT tgGATTTTACTTATCCATCTCTGGAAGAGCCAGCTCCTGTTCCACCTGTTGTTGCTATAAAGCCTTCTCCAATAGAAGTAACTGAGAATGAAGAAACGGGAAGtaatttggaagagagactaAAATCGCTTAACAAACCAAATGTACAGGCTGCTACTATTCCAAAATCTGACAGTTCATTTGTAGTTAACCCAGTATCAATTACAAGAAGTATCCCTGAG GTTGATCGTACTAAAAAGCCTTCAGTAAAACTTCCTGATGATAACAGACCAAAATCTGAAAGTACAATCAGCGACAGCCAGCCTGCTGAGAATGGACGAATCATTCCAGACCGGTCTACAAAGCCACTACGTGATGCAAAGAACATtttgacagaagaagaaaaaagtcgtGTACATGCAGAAACTGCTGCCCTGTTAGAGAAGAACAAACGGGAAAAAGAATTGCGGGAGAGGCAAcaagaagaacagaaagaaaaactcaaGCGAGAAAAAGAAGACcaagaacaaaaagcaaaggaagaaaagaaagaaaaggaatacaAAGAAAAGCTACAACAAGCCAAAGAAGATagagaacagaaggagagggaagagcagataaaaagagaacaggaggaaaaagaacaagAGAGAGCGCACAAAGAAGTAAtagaagcaaaaaagcaaaataaaaatgaaccagAAAGTATTGATGCAAAAAGTACTGAGATTGACAAAGTATCtatggaagaaagagaaaagggaaccAGAACACCAGAAATGCAGAGATGTGCATTGGGTGATGCATCTCAGACCTTTGTGACCGCCTCAGGCAAG CAAACTGGGGTTAAAGGACAACCAGACAGTGGAGCTCAAAAGCCAGGAGCCCTTAGAGAGGATTCTGAACAAGATACTGAAAGACTTAAA TCTCAGCGGGAGCCATTAATGAGAGCACGAAGTGAGGAAATGGGAAGGATAATACCAGGACTGCCTGCAGGCTGGGCAAAG tTTCTGGATCCAATCACCGGAACCTTTCGTTATTATCACTCGCCAACAAACACTGTTCATATGTATCCACCAGAAATGGCTCCTTCATCCACTCCTCCATCTACCCCACCAACCCATAAACCCAAGCCACAGGTGACTGCTGAACGAGAAAAAGAACACTCCAAACTGAAGCGCTCCTACTCGTCCCCAGATATAACCCAAGCCattcaggaggaagagaagaaaagaattcCTGTAACCCCTGCAGTCAATCGTGAAAATAA ACCAATCTGTTACACTAAAGCTGAAATTTCAAGACTCTCTGCATCACAAATTCGGAATCTCAATCCTGTGTTTGGGGGATCGGGACCAGCTCTCACAGGACTTCGTAATCTAGGGAACACTTGCTATATGAATTCCATATTACAGTGTCTGTGCAATGCACCGCATCTGGCTGattattttaacagaaacttATATCAAGATGATATTAACAG GTCAAACTTCCTGGGGCATAAaggggaagtggctgaagagTTTGGTGTAATAATGAAAGCTTTGTGGACAGGACAGTATAAATACATCAgtccaaaagattttaaaattactATTGGGAAGATTAATGACCAATTTGCAGGGTATAGCCAGCAGGACTCCCAAGAATTGCTTCTCTTTCTAATGGATGGCTTGCATGAAGACCTAAATAAA GCTGACAACAGGAAGAGATACAAGGAAGAAAACAATGATCATCTTGATGACTTCAGAGCAGCAGAACTAGCTtggcacaaacacaaacagctcaaCGAATCCATTATTGTGGCACTCTTTCAAGGCCAATTCAAATCTACAGTGCAGTGTCTTACATGTCACAAGAAGTCCCGGACCTTTGAGGCTTTCATGTATTTGTCATTACCACTTGCATCCACTAGTAAATGTACGCTGCAG gaATGCCTTAGATTGTTCTCCAAAGAGGAAAAGCTCACTGATAACAATAGATTTTACTGTAGCCATTGCAAAACTCGAAGagattctttgaaaaaaatagaaatttggaAACTACCACCTGTTCTTCTTGTGCACTTGAAAAG ATTTTCCTATGAtggaagatggaagcaaaaaCTTCAAAGCTCTGTAGATTTCCCATTGGAAACTCTTGACCTGTCACAGTACGTTATTGGTCCAAAGAATAACTTGAAGAGATACAATCTATTTTCAGTATCA AATCATTATGGCGGGTTGGATGGAGGACACTACACAGCCTACTGCAAAAATGCTGCAAAACAACGTTGGTTTAAGTTTGATGACCATGAAGTATCTGAGATCTCAGCATCATCTGTGAAATCCTCAGCTGCTTATATTCTCTTTTACACTTCTTATGAACAGCGAGCAGTGGATATGGCCACATAA
- the USP8 gene encoding ubiquitin carboxyl-terminal hydrolase 8 isoform X2, producing MEYNCTFSTFCIFFFRQILIETSKKLCHPRRDISNNINMPAVASVPKELYLCTSLKDLNKKTEIKPEKTSTKSYVQSALKIFKAAEESRLDRDEEKAYVLYMKYVTVYNFIKKRPDFKQQQDYFHSILGPTNLKKAIEEAERLSDSLKLRYEEAEVRKKLEERDRQELQKKQEAKDDGKSSAKNSSESAVDFKGKSQRINGEKKHSLEKKDQSDSLSAVTAEKLFAMMTDKNIELIIMDTRSLKDYQESCIPRSISVPEEAISPGVTTSWIEARLPEDSRDPWKKRGHFDYVILLDWFSSAGDLKLGTTLQSLKDALFKWESKTILQNEPLVLEGGYENWLLCFPQYTTNAKVTPPQHSRSEAVTVSLDFTYPSLEEPAPVPPVVAIKPSPIEVTENEETGSNLEERLKSLNKPNVQAATIPKSDSSFVVNPVSITRSIPEVDRTKKPSVKLPDDNRPKSESTISDSQPAENGRIIPDRSTKPLRDAKNILTEEEKSRVHAETAALLEKNKREKELRERQQEEQKEKLKREKEDQEQKAKEEKKEKEYKEKLQQAKEDREQKEREEQIKREQEEKEQERAHKEVIEAKKQNKNEPESIDAKSTEIDKVSMEEREKGTRTPEMQRCALGDASQTFVTASGKQTGVKGQPDSGAQKPGALREDSEQDTERLKSQREPLMRARSEEMGRIIPGLPAGWAKFLDPITGTFRYYHSPTNTVHMYPPEMAPSSTPPSTPPTHKPKPQVTAEREKEHSKLKRSYSSPDITQAIQEEEKKRIPVTPAVNRENKPICYTKAEISRLSASQIRNLNPVFGGSGPALTGLRNLGNTCYMNSILQCLCNAPHLADYFNRNLYQDDINRSNFLGHKGEVAEEFGVIMKALWTGQYKYISPKDFKITIGKINDQFAGYSQQDSQELLLFLMDGLHEDLNKADNRKRYKEENNDHLDDFRAAELAWHKHKQLNESIIVALFQGQFKSTVQCLTCHKKSRTFEAFMYLSLPLASTSKCTLQECLRLFSKEEKLTDNNRFYCSHCKTRRDSLKKIEIWKLPPVLLVHLKRFSYDGRWKQKLQSSVDFPLETLDLSQYVIGPKNNLKRYNLFSVSNHYGGLDGGHYTAYCKNAAKQRWFKFDDHEVSEISASSVKSSAAYILFYTSYEQRAVDMAT from the exons atggaATATAATTGCACTTTTTCTaccttttgtattttctttttcaggcaAATATTGATAGAGACTTCTAAGAAGTTGTGCCATCCTAGAAGGGACATAAGTAACAACATTAACATGCCTGCTGTGGCATCTGTACCTAAAGAGCTATATCTCTGTACTTCATTGAAAGATCTCAAtaagaagacagaaataaaacctgaaaagACCAGTACAAAGAG TTATGTGCAGAGTGCCCTGAAGATTTTCAAGGCAGCAGAAGAAAGCAGATTGGACAGAGATGAAGAAAAAGCTTACGTCCTATATATGAAATATGTAACTGTTTATAATTTTATTAAGAAGAGACCTGATTTTAAGCAGCAACAG GATTATTTTCATTCAATTCTTGGAcctacaaacttaaaaaaagctaTTGAAGAAGCAGAAAGACTCTCAGACAGCCTTAAACTCAG GTATGAGGAAGCTGAAGTTCGGAAAAAACTTGAAGAGAGGGACAGACAAGAGCTGCagaaaaagcaagaagcaaaagaTGATGGAAAGAGTTCAGCCAAAAATTCTTCCGAAAGTGCAGTGGACTTCAAAGGCAAAAGCCAAAGG ATCAATGGTGAGAAGAAgcattcactggaaaaaaaggatCAGTCTGATAGTCTGAGTG CAGTCACAGCTGAGAAACTGTTTGCAATGATGACAGACAAAAATATTGAACTGATCATAATGGACACTCGAAGCTTGAAAGATTATCAGGAATCCTGTATTCCAAGATCTATCAGTGTCCCAGAAGAAGCTATCAGTCCTGG GGTTACCACTAGTTGGATTGAAGCTAGACTCCCAGAGGATTCTAGAGATCCATGGAAGAAGAGAGGACATTTTGATTATGTTATACTGCTAGACTGGTTTAGTTCTGCAGGAGACTTAAAACTAGGAACAACTCTTCAAAGCCTGAAAGATGCACTTTTTAAG TGGGAAAGCAAAACTATACTGCAGAATGAACCTTTAGTCCTAGAAGGAGGTTATGAGAACTGGCTCCTTTGTTTTCCCCAGTACACAACAAACGCTAAAGTTACTCCACCCCAGCATAGCAGGAGTGAAGCAGTGACTGTTTCTT tgGATTTTACTTATCCATCTCTGGAAGAGCCAGCTCCTGTTCCACCTGTTGTTGCTATAAAGCCTTCTCCAATAGAAGTAACTGAGAATGAAGAAACGGGAAGtaatttggaagagagactaAAATCGCTTAACAAACCAAATGTACAGGCTGCTACTATTCCAAAATCTGACAGTTCATTTGTAGTTAACCCAGTATCAATTACAAGAAGTATCCCTGAG GTTGATCGTACTAAAAAGCCTTCAGTAAAACTTCCTGATGATAACAGACCAAAATCTGAAAGTACAATCAGCGACAGCCAGCCTGCTGAGAATGGACGAATCATTCCAGACCGGTCTACAAAGCCACTACGTGATGCAAAGAACATtttgacagaagaagaaaaaagtcgtGTACATGCAGAAACTGCTGCCCTGTTAGAGAAGAACAAACGGGAAAAAGAATTGCGGGAGAGGCAAcaagaagaacagaaagaaaaactcaaGCGAGAAAAAGAAGACcaagaacaaaaagcaaaggaagaaaagaaagaaaaggaatacaAAGAAAAGCTACAACAAGCCAAAGAAGATagagaacagaaggagagggaagagcagataaaaagagaacaggaggaaaaagaacaagAGAGAGCGCACAAAGAAGTAAtagaagcaaaaaagcaaaataaaaatgaaccagAAAGTATTGATGCAAAAAGTACTGAGATTGACAAAGTATCtatggaagaaagagaaaagggaaccAGAACACCAGAAATGCAGAGATGTGCATTGGGTGATGCATCTCAGACCTTTGTGACCGCCTCAGGCAAG CAAACTGGGGTTAAAGGACAACCAGACAGTGGAGCTCAAAAGCCAGGAGCCCTTAGAGAGGATTCTGAACAAGATACTGAAAGACTTAAA TCTCAGCGGGAGCCATTAATGAGAGCACGAAGTGAGGAAATGGGAAGGATAATACCAGGACTGCCTGCAGGCTGGGCAAAG tTTCTGGATCCAATCACCGGAACCTTTCGTTATTATCACTCGCCAACAAACACTGTTCATATGTATCCACCAGAAATGGCTCCTTCATCCACTCCTCCATCTACCCCACCAACCCATAAACCCAAGCCACAGGTGACTGCTGAACGAGAAAAAGAACACTCCAAACTGAAGCGCTCCTACTCGTCCCCAGATATAACCCAAGCCattcaggaggaagagaagaaaagaattcCTGTAACCCCTGCAGTCAATCGTGAAAATAA ACCAATCTGTTACACTAAAGCTGAAATTTCAAGACTCTCTGCATCACAAATTCGGAATCTCAATCCTGTGTTTGGGGGATCGGGACCAGCTCTCACAGGACTTCGTAATCTAGGGAACACTTGCTATATGAATTCCATATTACAGTGTCTGTGCAATGCACCGCATCTGGCTGattattttaacagaaacttATATCAAGATGATATTAACAG GTCAAACTTCCTGGGGCATAAaggggaagtggctgaagagTTTGGTGTAATAATGAAAGCTTTGTGGACAGGACAGTATAAATACATCAgtccaaaagattttaaaattactATTGGGAAGATTAATGACCAATTTGCAGGGTATAGCCAGCAGGACTCCCAAGAATTGCTTCTCTTTCTAATGGATGGCTTGCATGAAGACCTAAATAAA GCTGACAACAGGAAGAGATACAAGGAAGAAAACAATGATCATCTTGATGACTTCAGAGCAGCAGAACTAGCTtggcacaaacacaaacagctcaaCGAATCCATTATTGTGGCACTCTTTCAAGGCCAATTCAAATCTACAGTGCAGTGTCTTACATGTCACAAGAAGTCCCGGACCTTTGAGGCTTTCATGTATTTGTCATTACCACTTGCATCCACTAGTAAATGTACGCTGCAG gaATGCCTTAGATTGTTCTCCAAAGAGGAAAAGCTCACTGATAACAATAGATTTTACTGTAGCCATTGCAAAACTCGAAGagattctttgaaaaaaatagaaatttggaAACTACCACCTGTTCTTCTTGTGCACTTGAAAAG ATTTTCCTATGAtggaagatggaagcaaaaaCTTCAAAGCTCTGTAGATTTCCCATTGGAAACTCTTGACCTGTCACAGTACGTTATTGGTCCAAAGAATAACTTGAAGAGATACAATCTATTTTCAGTATCA AATCATTATGGCGGGTTGGATGGAGGACACTACACAGCCTACTGCAAAAATGCTGCAAAACAACGTTGGTTTAAGTTTGATGACCATGAAGTATCTGAGATCTCAGCATCATCTGTGAAATCCTCAGCTGCTTATATTCTCTTTTACACTTCTTATGAACAGCGAGCAGTGGATATGGCCACATAA
- the USP8 gene encoding ubiquitin carboxyl-terminal hydrolase 8 isoform X3 — MEYNCTFSTFCIFFFRQILIETSKKLCHPRRDISNNINMPAVASVPKELYLCTSLKDLNKKTEIKPEKTSTKSYVQSALKIFKAAEESRLDRDEEKAYVLYMKYVTVYNFIKKRPDFKQQQDYFHSILGPTNLKKAIEEAERLSDSLKLRYEEAEVRKKLEERDRQELQKKQEAKDDGKSSAKNSSESAVDFKGKSQRINGEKKHSLEKKDQSDSLSGAVTAEKLFAMMTDKNIELIIMDTRSLKDYQESCIPRSISVPEEAISPGVTTSWIEARLPEDSRDPWKKRGHFDYVILLDWFSSAGDLKLGTTLQSLKDALFKWESKTILQNEPLVLEGGYENWLLCFPQYTTNAKVTPPQHSRSEAVTVSLDFTYPSLEEPAPVPPVVAIKPSPIEVTENEETGSNLEERLKSLNKPNVQAATIPKSDSSFVVNPVSITRSIPEVDRTKKPSVKLPDDNRPKSESTISDSQPAENGRIIPDRSTKPLRDAKNILTEEEKSRVHAETAALLEKNKREKELRERQQEEQKEKLKREKEDQEQKAKEEKKEKEYKEKLQQAKEDREQKEREEQIKREQEEKEQERAHKEVIEAKKQNKNEPESIDAKSTEIDKVSMEEREKGTRTPEMQRCALGDASQTFVTASGKSQREPLMRARSEEMGRIIPGLPAGWAKFLDPITGTFRYYHSPTNTVHMYPPEMAPSSTPPSTPPTHKPKPQVTAEREKEHSKLKRSYSSPDITQAIQEEEKKRIPVTPAVNRENKPICYTKAEISRLSASQIRNLNPVFGGSGPALTGLRNLGNTCYMNSILQCLCNAPHLADYFNRNLYQDDINRSNFLGHKGEVAEEFGVIMKALWTGQYKYISPKDFKITIGKINDQFAGYSQQDSQELLLFLMDGLHEDLNKADNRKRYKEENNDHLDDFRAAELAWHKHKQLNESIIVALFQGQFKSTVQCLTCHKKSRTFEAFMYLSLPLASTSKCTLQECLRLFSKEEKLTDNNRFYCSHCKTRRDSLKKIEIWKLPPVLLVHLKRFSYDGRWKQKLQSSVDFPLETLDLSQYVIGPKNNLKRYNLFSVSNHYGGLDGGHYTAYCKNAAKQRWFKFDDHEVSEISASSVKSSAAYILFYTSYEQRAVDMAT, encoded by the exons atggaATATAATTGCACTTTTTCTaccttttgtattttctttttcaggcaAATATTGATAGAGACTTCTAAGAAGTTGTGCCATCCTAGAAGGGACATAAGTAACAACATTAACATGCCTGCTGTGGCATCTGTACCTAAAGAGCTATATCTCTGTACTTCATTGAAAGATCTCAAtaagaagacagaaataaaacctgaaaagACCAGTACAAAGAG TTATGTGCAGAGTGCCCTGAAGATTTTCAAGGCAGCAGAAGAAAGCAGATTGGACAGAGATGAAGAAAAAGCTTACGTCCTATATATGAAATATGTAACTGTTTATAATTTTATTAAGAAGAGACCTGATTTTAAGCAGCAACAG GATTATTTTCATTCAATTCTTGGAcctacaaacttaaaaaaagctaTTGAAGAAGCAGAAAGACTCTCAGACAGCCTTAAACTCAG GTATGAGGAAGCTGAAGTTCGGAAAAAACTTGAAGAGAGGGACAGACAAGAGCTGCagaaaaagcaagaagcaaaagaTGATGGAAAGAGTTCAGCCAAAAATTCTTCCGAAAGTGCAGTGGACTTCAAAGGCAAAAGCCAAAGG ATCAATGGTGAGAAGAAgcattcactggaaaaaaaggatCAGTCTGATAGTCTGAGTG GAGCAGTCACAGCTGAGAAACTGTTTGCAATGATGACAGACAAAAATATTGAACTGATCATAATGGACACTCGAAGCTTGAAAGATTATCAGGAATCCTGTATTCCAAGATCTATCAGTGTCCCAGAAGAAGCTATCAGTCCTGG GGTTACCACTAGTTGGATTGAAGCTAGACTCCCAGAGGATTCTAGAGATCCATGGAAGAAGAGAGGACATTTTGATTATGTTATACTGCTAGACTGGTTTAGTTCTGCAGGAGACTTAAAACTAGGAACAACTCTTCAAAGCCTGAAAGATGCACTTTTTAAG TGGGAAAGCAAAACTATACTGCAGAATGAACCTTTAGTCCTAGAAGGAGGTTATGAGAACTGGCTCCTTTGTTTTCCCCAGTACACAACAAACGCTAAAGTTACTCCACCCCAGCATAGCAGGAGTGAAGCAGTGACTGTTTCTT tgGATTTTACTTATCCATCTCTGGAAGAGCCAGCTCCTGTTCCACCTGTTGTTGCTATAAAGCCTTCTCCAATAGAAGTAACTGAGAATGAAGAAACGGGAAGtaatttggaagagagactaAAATCGCTTAACAAACCAAATGTACAGGCTGCTACTATTCCAAAATCTGACAGTTCATTTGTAGTTAACCCAGTATCAATTACAAGAAGTATCCCTGAG GTTGATCGTACTAAAAAGCCTTCAGTAAAACTTCCTGATGATAACAGACCAAAATCTGAAAGTACAATCAGCGACAGCCAGCCTGCTGAGAATGGACGAATCATTCCAGACCGGTCTACAAAGCCACTACGTGATGCAAAGAACATtttgacagaagaagaaaaaagtcgtGTACATGCAGAAACTGCTGCCCTGTTAGAGAAGAACAAACGGGAAAAAGAATTGCGGGAGAGGCAAcaagaagaacagaaagaaaaactcaaGCGAGAAAAAGAAGACcaagaacaaaaagcaaaggaagaaaagaaagaaaaggaatacaAAGAAAAGCTACAACAAGCCAAAGAAGATagagaacagaaggagagggaagagcagataaaaagagaacaggaggaaaaagaacaagAGAGAGCGCACAAAGAAGTAAtagaagcaaaaaagcaaaataaaaatgaaccagAAAGTATTGATGCAAAAAGTACTGAGATTGACAAAGTATCtatggaagaaagagaaaagggaaccAGAACACCAGAAATGCAGAGATGTGCATTGGGTGATGCATCTCAGACCTTTGTGACCGCCTCAGGCAAG TCTCAGCGGGAGCCATTAATGAGAGCACGAAGTGAGGAAATGGGAAGGATAATACCAGGACTGCCTGCAGGCTGGGCAAAG tTTCTGGATCCAATCACCGGAACCTTTCGTTATTATCACTCGCCAACAAACACTGTTCATATGTATCCACCAGAAATGGCTCCTTCATCCACTCCTCCATCTACCCCACCAACCCATAAACCCAAGCCACAGGTGACTGCTGAACGAGAAAAAGAACACTCCAAACTGAAGCGCTCCTACTCGTCCCCAGATATAACCCAAGCCattcaggaggaagagaagaaaagaattcCTGTAACCCCTGCAGTCAATCGTGAAAATAA ACCAATCTGTTACACTAAAGCTGAAATTTCAAGACTCTCTGCATCACAAATTCGGAATCTCAATCCTGTGTTTGGGGGATCGGGACCAGCTCTCACAGGACTTCGTAATCTAGGGAACACTTGCTATATGAATTCCATATTACAGTGTCTGTGCAATGCACCGCATCTGGCTGattattttaacagaaacttATATCAAGATGATATTAACAG GTCAAACTTCCTGGGGCATAAaggggaagtggctgaagagTTTGGTGTAATAATGAAAGCTTTGTGGACAGGACAGTATAAATACATCAgtccaaaagattttaaaattactATTGGGAAGATTAATGACCAATTTGCAGGGTATAGCCAGCAGGACTCCCAAGAATTGCTTCTCTTTCTAATGGATGGCTTGCATGAAGACCTAAATAAA GCTGACAACAGGAAGAGATACAAGGAAGAAAACAATGATCATCTTGATGACTTCAGAGCAGCAGAACTAGCTtggcacaaacacaaacagctcaaCGAATCCATTATTGTGGCACTCTTTCAAGGCCAATTCAAATCTACAGTGCAGTGTCTTACATGTCACAAGAAGTCCCGGACCTTTGAGGCTTTCATGTATTTGTCATTACCACTTGCATCCACTAGTAAATGTACGCTGCAG gaATGCCTTAGATTGTTCTCCAAAGAGGAAAAGCTCACTGATAACAATAGATTTTACTGTAGCCATTGCAAAACTCGAAGagattctttgaaaaaaatagaaatttggaAACTACCACCTGTTCTTCTTGTGCACTTGAAAAG ATTTTCCTATGAtggaagatggaagcaaaaaCTTCAAAGCTCTGTAGATTTCCCATTGGAAACTCTTGACCTGTCACAGTACGTTATTGGTCCAAAGAATAACTTGAAGAGATACAATCTATTTTCAGTATCA AATCATTATGGCGGGTTGGATGGAGGACACTACACAGCCTACTGCAAAAATGCTGCAAAACAACGTTGGTTTAAGTTTGATGACCATGAAGTATCTGAGATCTCAGCATCATCTGTGAAATCCTCAGCTGCTTATATTCTCTTTTACACTTCTTATGAACAGCGAGCAGTGGATATGGCCACATAA